The sequence CAGCAGATCGGATCATCGACGTCTGCTTCATCGTCGTCTCGTTGTCGTCAATCGAGACCCACACCGGAAAAGATACGAACGCAACGAAGCAACAACCAGATTGCCATCAAAACCAAACCCAAGATACACATAATAACAGAAATTAGCGTCGCGCAACGATTTCAGTATGAAATTGCCTCACAATAGAATCATCGTCAACGGATATTATTAAGCAGAACGAAAACGAGAGTGGTAGCGGAATTCGCTGATTGAAAGCGAAAACAATTTACGGCAAAATCAAAAGCGCAACAAATAAACCGAGGTAATTTATTTAGTGAATGAGAAAAAAGGAACCGAAatccaaaatgtcattcaaacaATCGCGCCTCAGCAGTAGCAGCAGTGCCGTGACCACACTTATCCAGCAGGCTTACTTATGCGGCTTGATCGGTCTGCTGGTGGCGTCACAGCTATCACACGCGACCAAGCCTTGCAGCAACTCACAAGACTGTACAAACGAAGACCTAGCCACTAGCAGTAAATCTAGGAGATCGGCGTCACCCATACTAAATGACGTCGGAACGAGAAACAAAGACTTTCTAGTTTTCGAAAACAATAAAGTTGATCAGGACGCGTCGCCCATATCGAAACAACGAAGCGGAAAGGATCTGCTCGATGATTCGTTCCAGTTCAGTAAACATGTTGCGATGAATTTGACGGGCTCGACTCCTAATGCACCACCTTTCATAGTGGCGAACAACATCAACGGACGACAGAACGCGAACCCGGATATTCAGGATATCATTACGGGTATTGTCAAACTGTTGAACGGTAATGTTAATGTGCACGCCAACACGCAGCCGACGAGGAGGCACTCGGCTACTAGAATTAATAACCGAGGCCCTCCAAGAATCTCGGAGGCACAACCAGTTCCCAATGAATATGAGGGCGATTTGAATACTCCGCCAACTCCGTCGCGACCTCCTTACACTTTCGAACGACCACAGGCACCCATCAGACCGTTTCTCACGGGCGTACCCATCCCAGAGCAAATCGTACCTTCCATGCAGCAAACCAATCGGCCTGGGTTTGTGTCACAAAACCGGCCACCATGGCAGCGACCCAAACCAAGACCGCCGATATCACCGAATCGAAGGCCTATGCCACCATACAAACCTTATCCGACAAACATAGACTTTGCCAAGCCGGAGGCTGATCAATCTTCCATTACATTAGCTCCGAGTGAAAGCAATTCAATAAGCGAAACTACCGAGAAAATGCCTACGACCGAGGAGCCGGAAGCAAAACCAGCCGGAACAACGACTACTGAAAGTGATTTGCACGAAATTACCACCGATCCTCCTGTTCATGAAGTTAAAATTGAACAACCGGACGAGAAGGTTGACAAGCCGAACTCTAAGCCTCCATTTACAGAGGTTCAATACACAATTGAACCCGCAAGTGTGGATCATCCATCAGATCATATTCCTACTTTAACAGAACCTTTCCATACTGAAGTTCCAAGCGTGTATGAGATTAACTCTATCGAATATCTCCCATCAACTACAGAATCAAGCCCAGGCGTGTCACTCGAACCATCCACAAGTGAGACATCGACTCCTTCAGAGATCATAACACCAACAAAAACCCTAACGCCTACAGCTATGATGTCAACTTCGACTAGTACTACTGAATCCACTCTAACGACGTCCTTACCGCAAACCCCAATACTGAACAACAAGCCGGTAGAATCTACCAGCAGTTCTTCCATTCCAACACCATCCCTGCCTCTCCATGTTCCCTCAACCACAACCGACTATCGATTCCACCCTAGACCAGGTCTTGTCCTAGACGACCCCGACTTCAAACCAGGAGGCAAAAAACCTATCATTCGAACCCAAAACCACTACCAACCACAACCGGAGATCCATCAATCAACCGGAATAAATCTCCCGAACTACGGTGAAATATTCGATGTGACACTGTCCGCTATTCAGGGTCCGGCTGGTTCCGGATCACAGCAGACCGTAAAAATCAATCCTTACCGGCAGCAAAACCTCCAACCGGATGACGACGCCAGCATCATTCTCACTGCCAGCGGCGACGAAGGATTCGTTTCGATCGATGGCAAACGTTCATACATCGATCTTTTCGGCGAATCCAAAACCATCGCTCCAACGACGACCAGCAGCATTGAAGCAATCCGACCCACCAACGCTCTAGCGCCGGGAGTAACCGGAACGGGCTACGCAGTAGCTGAAACAGAGCCCCCTCAGCCGCAGGCACCTGCCGTGGCACCTCAGCACCCGCAATCAAATCCCCCATCGAACCCCCAACCACCGCCGACTCAGCAGGCTCCCGTCGTCCACCGTCCGATTCCCCATCGACCGAAGTACCCGCTGCCACCGGTGCGGATCGATACCTGCATCGTTGGCGACGACTCAACCTGCGACCAGGCCCAGAACGAGCGCTGCAAAACGGAGAACGGCGTTTCGAGTTGTCACTGCCGGCCGGGCTATGCGCGACGAAAGCACCGAGAACCGTGCCGGCGAATCGTTTCGCTGATGCTGTCGATGCGGGTCGACAAGATCTACGAGCGGCGCATCGTGTGGGACAACGTGCTCGCCAACAGGGACAGCGAGAAATTCCAGCAACTGAGCTACGAAGCTGTTCGGGCGGTAAGTGCTAGTGATTAGTTTTCTTCCAGACGCTTAATTTCTTAactcctcaattccttaatgcttaattttgaagTGCAATTATTCAGG comes from Armigeres subalbatus isolate Guangzhou_Male chromosome 2, GZ_Asu_2, whole genome shotgun sequence and encodes:
- the LOC134218226 gene encoding uncharacterized protein LOC134218226 isoform X3: MRKKEPKSKMSFKQSRLSSSSSAVTTLIQQAYLCGLIGLLVASQLSHATKPCSNSQDCTNEDLATSSKSRRSASPILNDVGTRNKDFLVFENNKVDQDASPISKQRSGKDLLDDSFQFSKHVAMNLTGSTPNAPPFIVANNINGRQNANPDIQDIITGIVKLLNGNVNVHANTQPTRRHSATRINNRGPPRISEAQPVPNEYEGDLNTPPTPSRPPYTFERPQAPIRPFLTGVPIPEQIVPSMQQTNRPGFVSQNRPPWQRPKPRPPISPNRRPMPPYKPYPTNIDFAKPEADQSSITLAPSESNSISETTEKMPTTEEPEAKPAGTTTTESDLHEITTDPPVHEVKIEQPDEKVDKPNSKPPFTEVQYTIEPASVDHPSDHIPTLTEPFHTEVPSVYEINSIEYLPSTTESSPGVSLEPSTSETSTPSEIITPTKTLTPTAMMSTSTSTTESTLTTSLPQTPILNNKPVESTSSSSIPTPSLPLHVPSTTTDYRFHPRPGLVLDDPDFKPGGKKPIIRTQNHYQPQPEIHQSTGINLPNYGEIFDVTLSAIQGPAGSGSQQTVKINPYRQQNLQPDDDASIILTASGDEGFVSIDGKRSYIDLFGESKTIAPTTTSSIEAIRPTNALAPGVTGTGYAVAETEPPQPQAPAVAPQHPQSNPPSNPQPPPTQQAPVVHRPIPHRPKYPLPPVRIDTCIVGDDSTCDQAQNERCKTENGVSSCHCRPGYARRKHREPCRRIVSLMLSMRVDKIYERRIVWDNVLANRDSEKFQQLSYEAVRAMDSAMSMTPFSDEFMEARVNGIYTTNPASTGLRGVFVNYTISMDENAETLRPQLKSEIQRHLLGVIHRRNNNIGNSALYVDSPTGAVSSVQDVDECTSDELNDCDDEAKCTNMFGTFRCECGFGYRDPWADQPQRAGRECLSCPDSYCNNRGTCMYDNANTKQVCKCLGSYYGTQCEIDGEVLGVAVGASVAAVVIIVLTLICLIMWSRKWQREHKNAMGSPVFGYMGGGQVKTPVMGQAPYQVTLEDRMRWAQIADVMAQANHYAAEPVAPPRPASAMYGYPNLQTIGNINTLSMHGTLPPMHAGTLPPVPLPSILNRSLGLSRNGMRTLENSSSSEEEDRADLLGRNFNVPRPKSRSNASVTSGIYYDVDYAPTGTEQLYGMTSTLSAGTAPVPNPKAQSNIPMSTYTSGSRPVQTSYYK
- the LOC134218226 gene encoding uncharacterized protein LOC134218226 isoform X4, which encodes MRKKEPKSKMSFKQSRLSSSSSAVTTLIQQAYLCGLIGLLVASQLSHATKPCSNSQDCTNEDLATSSKSRRSASPILNDVGTRNKDFLVFENNKVDQDASPISKQRSGKDLLDDSFQFSKHVAMNLTGSTPNAPPFIVANNINGRQNANPDIQDIITGIVKLLNGNVNVHANTQPTRRHSATRINNRGPPRISEAQPVPNEYEGDLNTPPTPSRPPYTFERPQAPIRPFLTGVPIPEQIVPSMQQTNRPGFVSQNRPPWQRPKPRPPISPNRRPMPPYKPYPTNIDFAKPEADQSSITLAPSESNSISETTEKMPTTEEPEAKPAGTTTTESDLHEITTDPPVHEVKIEQPDEKVDKPNSKPPFTEVQYTIEPASVDHPSDHIPTLTEPFHTEVPSVYEINSIEYLPSTTESSPGVSLEPSTSETSTPSEIITPTKTLTPTAMMSTSTSTTESTLTTSLPQTPILNNKPVESTSSSSIPTPSLPLHVPSTTTDYRFHPRPGLVLDDPDFKPGGKKPIIRTQNHYQPQPEIHQSTGINLPNYGEIFDVTLSAIQGPAGSGSQQTVKINPYRQQNLQPDDDASIILTASGDEGFVSIDGKRSYIDLFGESKTIAPTTTSSIEAIRPTNALAPGVTGTGYAVAETEPPQPQAPAVAPQHPQSNPPSNPQPPPTQQAPVVHRPIPHRPKYPLPPVRIDTCIVGDDSTCDQAQNERCKTENGVSSCHCRPGYARRKHREPCRRIVSLMLSMRVDKIYERRIVWDNVLANRDSEKFQQLSYEAVRAMDSAMSMTPFSDEFMEARVNGIYTTNPASTGLRGVFVNYTISMDENAETLRPQLKSEIQRHLLGVIHRRNNNIGNSALYVDSPTGAVSSVQDVDECTSDELNDCDDEAKCTNMFGTFRCECGFGYRDPWADQPQRAGRECLSCPDSYCNNRGTCMYDNANTKQVCKCLGSYYGTQCEIDGEVLGVAVGASVAAVVIIVLTLICLIMWSRKWQREHKNAMGSPVFGYMGGGQVKTPVMGQAPYQVTLEDRMRWAQIADVMAQANHYAAEPVAPPRPASAMYGYPNLQTIGNINTLSMHGTLPPMHAGTLPPVPLPRSLGLSRNGMRTLENSSSSEEEDRADLLGRNFNVPRPKSRSNASVTSGIYYDVDYAPTGTEQLYGMTSTLSAGTAPVPNPKAQSNIPMSTYTSGSRPVQTSYYK
- the LOC134218226 gene encoding uncharacterized protein LOC134218226 isoform X2, whose product is MRKKEPKSKMSFKQSRLSSSSSAVTTLIQQAYLCGLIGLLVASQLSHATKPCSNSQDCTNEDLATSSKSRRSASPILNDVGTRNKDFLVFENNKVDQDASPISKQRSGKDLLDDSFQFSKHVAMNLTGSTPNAPPFIVANNINGRQNANPDIQDIITGIVKLLNGNVNVHANTQPTRRHSATRINNRGPPRISEAQPVPNEYEGDLNTPPTPSRPPYTFERPQAPIRPFLTGVPIPEQIVPSMQQTNRPGFVSQNRPPWQRPKPRPPISPNRRPMPPYKPYPTNIDFAKPEADQSSITLAPSESNSISETTEKMPTTEEPEAKPAGTTTTESDLHEITTDPPVHEVKIEQPDEKVDKPNSKPPFTEVQYTIEPASVDHPSDHIPTLTEPFHTEVPSVYEINSIEYLPSTTESSPGVSLEPSTSETSTPSEIITPTKTLTPTAMMSTSTSTTESTLTTSLPQTPILNNKPVESTSSSSIPTPSLPLHVPSTTTDYRFHPRPGLVLDDPDFKPGGKKPIIRTQNHYQPQPEIHQSTGINLPNYGEIFDVTLSAIQGPAGSGSQQTVKINPYRQQNLQPDDDASIILTASGDEGFVSIDGKRSYIDLFGESKTIAPTTTSSIEAIRPTNALAPGVTGTGYAVAETEPPQPQAPAVAPQHPQSNPPSNPQPPPTQQAPVVHRPIPHRPKYPLPPVRIDTCIVGDDSTCDQAQNERCKTENGVSSCHCRPGYARRKHREPCRRIVSLMLSMRVDKIYERRIVWDNVLANRDSEKFQQLSYEAVRAMDSAMSMTPFSDEFMEARVNGIYTTNPASTGLRGVFVNYTISMDENAETLRPQLKSEIQRHLLGVIHRRNNNIGNSALYVDSPTGAVSSVQDVDECTSDELNDCDDEAKCTNMFGTFRCECGFGYRDPWADQPQRAGRECLSCPDSYCNNRGTCMYDNANTKQVCKCLGSYYGTQCEIDGEVLGVAVGASVAAVVIIVLTLICLIMWSRKWQREHKNAMGSPVFGYMGGGQVKTPVMGQAPYQVTLEDRMRWAQIADVMAQANHYATFPTLQAEPVAPPRPASAMYGYPNLQTIGNINTLSMHGTLPPMHAGTLPPVPLPRSLGLSRNGMRTLENSSSSEEEDRADLLGRNFNVPRPKSRSNASVTSGIYYDVDYAPTGTEQLYGMTSTLSAGTAPVPNPKAQSNIPMSTYTSGSRPVQTSYYK
- the LOC134218226 gene encoding uncharacterized protein LOC134218226 isoform X1; translation: MRKKEPKSKMSFKQSRLSSSSSAVTTLIQQAYLCGLIGLLVASQLSHATKPCSNSQDCTNEDLATSSKSRRSASPILNDVGTRNKDFLVFENNKVDQDASPISKQRSGKDLLDDSFQFSKHVAMNLTGSTPNAPPFIVANNINGRQNANPDIQDIITGIVKLLNGNVNVHANTQPTRRHSATRINNRGPPRISEAQPVPNEYEGDLNTPPTPSRPPYTFERPQAPIRPFLTGVPIPEQIVPSMQQTNRPGFVSQNRPPWQRPKPRPPISPNRRPMPPYKPYPTNIDFAKPEADQSSITLAPSESNSISETTEKMPTTEEPEAKPAGTTTTESDLHEITTDPPVHEVKIEQPDEKVDKPNSKPPFTEVQYTIEPASVDHPSDHIPTLTEPFHTEVPSVYEINSIEYLPSTTESSPGVSLEPSTSETSTPSEIITPTKTLTPTAMMSTSTSTTESTLTTSLPQTPILNNKPVESTSSSSIPTPSLPLHVPSTTTDYRFHPRPGLVLDDPDFKPGGKKPIIRTQNHYQPQPEIHQSTGINLPNYGEIFDVTLSAIQGPAGSGSQQTVKINPYRQQNLQPDDDASIILTASGDEGFVSIDGKRSYIDLFGESKTIAPTTTSSIEAIRPTNALAPGVTGTGYAVAETEPPQPQAPAVAPQHPQSNPPSNPQPPPTQQAPVVHRPIPHRPKYPLPPVRIDTCIVGDDSTCDQAQNERCKTENGVSSCHCRPGYARRKHREPCRRIVSLMLSMRVDKIYERRIVWDNVLANRDSEKFQQLSYEAVRAMDSAMSMTPFSDEFMEARVNGIYTTNPASTGLRGVFVNYTISMDENAETLRPQLKSEIQRHLLGVIHRRNNNIGNSALYVDSPTGAVSSVQDVDECTSDELNDCDDEAKCTNMFGTFRCECGFGYRDPWADQPQRAGRECLSCPDSYCNNRGTCMYDNANTKQVCKCLGSYYGTQCEIDGEVLGVAVGASVAAVVIIVLTLICLIMWSRKWQREHKNAMGSPVFGYMGGGQVKTPVMGQAPYQVTLEDRMRWAQIADVMAQANHYATFPTLQAEPVAPPRPASAMYGYPNLQTIGNINTLSMHGTLPPMHAGTLPPVPLPSILNRSLGLSRNGMRTLENSSSSEEEDRADLLGRNFNVPRPKSRSNASVTSGIYYDVDYAPTGTEQLYGMTSTLSAGTAPVPNPKAQSNIPMSTYTSGSRPVQTSYYK